The genomic region AAAATAAAATGTCAGTTATCAATGCAATAAGAAACAAAATTGTCCTTAGGATATTTGCATGTGTAAGAAATGAAAAAAAGTACGAAAAAAATTTTCAGTACAATGTAAATTGAACATAGAAATCCGAAAGCGTGACCCGAACGCCTAGTTAAGAAGGATGGATTTGCAGATTAATTGGATAGGCGGAGGGGGCCCGCCAACTAAAATAAATTATGAATAAAAACGAAGAATTGGTTTATTTGAAAACCTTAAAAAGCAGCTTCAACTAAGCCCCAATGATAAAACTGCGCTCGCTAAAAGCAGGAATGCTAGCCGGAATATCATAAAAATGTTGAATATTTTCGGATGGGTGCATTAAACCAAGGCTGTAAAGAACCGGTACAAAATGATCGGGAGTGGGGGAGGCCAATAAACCCAATTTATGACTTGTTTCGTAGTTTATAATATCCTTCACATTTCTGGTGTCGATTTGTTTTTTAATCCAGTCATCGTAATCCTGCTCCCAACCATAGGGTTTGAAATCGTTGGATTGCATTTTTTGCATTGCCAGGCGTAAATTATGAATCAAAGAACCGCTACCGATGATAAGAACTCCTTTGTCTCTCAAAGCTTTTAACTGATTTCCGAGGTCGAAATGGTATTGAGGTTTGGCGTAATAATCGATGCTTAGTTGGAAAACAGGAATATTGCCTTTGGGAAACAAATGCATTAACATGGGCCAAGCGCCGTGGTCAAGCCCCCAGTCGCCGGTTAAGGAAACACCGGGAACCAATTTGTTTACTTCCCTTGCTATTTCGGGCGAACCCTGGGCCTTGTAATACACTTCGTAATATTCTTTCGGAAATCCATAATAATCGTAAATCTGTTTCTGTTCTAGGGAAGAATTTACAAAACTGCCTTTGGTGCACCAATGTGCCGAGACTACCAAAGCTGCTTTTACATCGTAGTTTTCTTGTAAACGCTGACCCAATTCAAACAAGGTATTCCAAAAAGGTCGTTGCTCTTTGGTCATTGGAATATCCATAGGGTTGCCATGCGAGGTAAATAACACAGGCAAACGATTGGATTGCTTAGGTAAGGTATCGGTAAAGTTTTTAAAACTAGACAAGGAAGTCATGGCAGAAAGAGC from Bacteroidia bacterium harbors:
- a CDS encoding IS110 family transposase yields the protein NKMSVINAIRNKIVLRIFACVRNEKKYEKNFQYNVN
- a CDS encoding dioxygenase, producing MNRSSFIHSLAALSAMTSLSSFKNFTDTLPKQSNRLPVLFTSHGNPMDIPMTKEQRPFWNTLFELGQRLQENYDVKAALVVSAHWCTKGSFVNSSLEQKQIYDYYGFPKEYYEVYYKAQGSPEIAREVNKLVPGVSLTGDWGLDHGAWPMLMHLFPKGNIPVFQLSIDYYAKPQYHFDLGNQLKALRDKGVLIIGSGSLIHNLRLAMQKMQSNDFKPYGWEQDYDDWIKKQIDTRNVKDIINYETSHKLGLLASPTPDHFVPVLYSLGLMHPSENIQHFYDIPASIPAFSERSFIIGA